One genomic region from Augochlora pura isolate Apur16 chromosome 7, APUR_v2.2.1, whole genome shotgun sequence encodes:
- the LOC144473276 gene encoding uncharacterized protein LOC144473276 isoform X2 codes for MVPTMPPDSHKISLKIIEAIKQHPVLYNADVKGSSVKLQEFRQKVWKRISDELGLDPTWVRLRWKNLRDTYCRILKYKNKTEKGVRRKKWIFEDHLSFLKFPYESDYQPQSIELTEDYIQDINAGGISSEGLLEQLEDHNDEDYSEYLEILEETTADPILSQDSMELTDNGDSRVKNVEEETLVNDIDMYTQQIQSKYRKIRPKKNRTVNTPIFVTTSVADSPNKTVHKVDDTRNNYDQVYLAPEGKSSIELFFDSMAQTVKRLPPKAQADIKMNICKIVTEAELRYSGRSTPQSTQQFIAPPGMIPKLVLIPCNMIDRQTNKG; via the exons ATGGTGCCAACGATGCCGCCTGATTCGCATAAAATCTCTCTGAAGATCATTGAGGCGATAAAACAGCACCCGGTTTTGTACAATGCAGATGTGAAGGGCTCCTCGGTTAAGCTACAAGAATTCCGGCAGAAGGTTTGGAAGAGGATTTCCGACGAGCTCGGCCTCGATC CTACCTGGGTACGATTGAGGTGGAAAAACTTAAGGGACACTTACTGCCGCATACtcaagtataaaaataaaacagagaaagGAGTACGCAGAAAAAAATGGATTTTTGAGGATCATCTCAGTTTTCTAAAGTTCCC ATACGAGTCTGATTACCAACCACAAAGTATAGAATTGACAGAAGACTACATCCAGGATATAAATGCTGGTGGAATTAGTTCTGAAGGTCTTCTGGAACAACTAGAGGATCATAATGATGAAGACTATAGTGAATACTTGGAAATCCTAGAAGAGACAACTGCAGATCCCATTTTGAGTCAAGATTCTATGGAACTGACAGATAATGGGGATAGTAGAGTGAAAAATGTGGAGGAGGAAACCTTGGTGAATGATATTGATATGTATACACAACAAATCCAGTCAAAGTATAGGAAAATAAGACCAAAGAAG AATAGGACAGTGAATACACCAATTTTTGTTACTACATCAGTTGCAGACAGTCCAAATAAAACTGTCCACAAAGTCGAT gatacaagaaataattatgatcAAGTATATCTAGCTCCAGAAGGAAAAAGcagtattgaattattttttgacaGTATGGCACAGACTGTCAAGCGACTCCCACCTAAAGCACAAGCAGATATCAAAatgaatatttgtaaaattgtgaCAGAAGCAGAGCTCAGATATTCAGGACGTAGTACACCACAGAGTACACAACAGTTTATTGCACCACCTGGGATGATTCCTAAATTAGTTCTAATACCGTGCAACATGATTGATAGACAAACCAATAAGGGTTGA
- the LOC144473276 gene encoding uncharacterized protein LOC144473276 isoform X1 yields the protein MVPTMPPDSHKISLKIIEAIKQHPVLYNADVKGSSVKLQEFRQKVWKRISDELGLDPTWVRLRWKNLRDTYCRILKYKNKTEKGVRRKKWIFEDHLSFLKFPYESDYQPQSIELTEDYIQDINAGGISSEGLLEQLEDHNDEDYSEYLEILEETTADPILSQDSMELTDNGDSRVKNVEEETLVNDIDMYTQQIQSKYRKIRPKKVKVEPTEVPTTYSILKTSPFQNRTVNTPIFVTTSVADSPNKTVHKVDDTRNNYDQVYLAPEGKSSIELFFDSMAQTVKRLPPKAQADIKMNICKIVTEAELRYSGRSTPQSTQQFIAPPGMIPKLVLIPCNMIDRQTNKG from the exons ATGGTGCCAACGATGCCGCCTGATTCGCATAAAATCTCTCTGAAGATCATTGAGGCGATAAAACAGCACCCGGTTTTGTACAATGCAGATGTGAAGGGCTCCTCGGTTAAGCTACAAGAATTCCGGCAGAAGGTTTGGAAGAGGATTTCCGACGAGCTCGGCCTCGATC CTACCTGGGTACGATTGAGGTGGAAAAACTTAAGGGACACTTACTGCCGCATACtcaagtataaaaataaaacagagaaagGAGTACGCAGAAAAAAATGGATTTTTGAGGATCATCTCAGTTTTCTAAAGTTCCC ATACGAGTCTGATTACCAACCACAAAGTATAGAATTGACAGAAGACTACATCCAGGATATAAATGCTGGTGGAATTAGTTCTGAAGGTCTTCTGGAACAACTAGAGGATCATAATGATGAAGACTATAGTGAATACTTGGAAATCCTAGAAGAGACAACTGCAGATCCCATTTTGAGTCAAGATTCTATGGAACTGACAGATAATGGGGATAGTAGAGTGAAAAATGTGGAGGAGGAAACCTTGGTGAATGATATTGATATGTATACACAACAAATCCAGTCAAAGTATAGGAAAATAAGACCAAAGAAGGTGAAGGTTGAGCCAACAGAAGTGCCCACAACTTACAGTATATTGAAAACATCACCATTTCAGAATAGGACAGTGAATACACCAATTTTTGTTACTACATCAGTTGCAGACAGTCCAAATAAAACTGTCCACAAAGTCGAT gatacaagaaataattatgatcAAGTATATCTAGCTCCAGAAGGAAAAAGcagtattgaattattttttgacaGTATGGCACAGACTGTCAAGCGACTCCCACCTAAAGCACAAGCAGATATCAAAatgaatatttgtaaaattgtgaCAGAAGCAGAGCTCAGATATTCAGGACGTAGTACACCACAGAGTACACAACAGTTTATTGCACCACCTGGGATGATTCCTAAATTAGTTCTAATACCGTGCAACATGATTGATAGACAAACCAATAAGGGTTGA
- the LOC144473872 gene encoding FAD-dependent oxidoreductase domain-containing protein 1 has product MLLTVFKYEKWINFLQKCVFVQNRTFVDKRIITINDQKKENSQLKKLKQFKNRLETLKDTIVPWDPQDNIVPWSDRPPIRPACCDVAVIGGGAIGSSVAYWLKRRCFRDLRVVVVEKDPRYSTASTVLSVGGLRQQFSLQENIEMSLFGAEFLRNVNSYLGIDGEPAIDTSFHPFGYLMLSSEKGADTLMNNSKLQNLLGANNILMSPTKLKDMFPWIDIEGVALGCLGLEKEGWFDPWTLLCALKKKSIYQGVQYICAEAIGFKYVEQEDYIDDKKLEKLVIRTRDGEECTLKFAVAVLAAGPASGNIAKLAEVGVDKTPGRLLHTPLPVEPRKRYVYCFHCPDGPGLNTPLTVDYTGTYFRREGLTGNYICGRSPEESEEPPATDLNVDYDYFDEKVWPVLARRVPAFEKLKLKSCWAGYYEYNTFDQNGIIGLHPYHRNLIFATGFSGHGIQQAPAVGRAISELILDNKFTTIDLSKLSFNRIIQNSPVHEVNIV; this is encoded by the exons atgttattgaCAGTGTTTAAATACGAAAAGTGGATTAACTTCCTACAAAAATGTGTCTTTGTTCAAAATAGAACTTTCGTTGACAAA CggataattacaataaatgatcagaagaaagagaattctcaattaaaaaaactaaaacaatttaaaaaccgTTTAGAAACATTAAAAGATACCATTGTACCATGGGATCCACAAGACAATATAGTCCCATGGTCAGATCGGCCGCCAATAAGACCAGCATGTTGTGATGTTGCAGTGATTGGTGGGGGTGCAATAGGTAGTTCTGTAGCTTACTGGTTGAAGAGACGATGTTTTAGAGACCTTAGAGTTGTAGTTGTTGAGAAAGATCCACGG tactcCACAGCATCAACAGTTCTTTCTGTTGGTGGTCTGCGCCAGCAGTTTTCTCTGCAAGAGAACATTGAAATGTCTCTCTTTGGTGCTGAATTCTTACGCAATGTCAACAGTTACCTAGGCATTGATGGAGAACCTGCAATTGACACCTCCTTTCACCCATTTGGTTACTTGATGTTGTCATCAGAGAAGGGAGCTGATACGTTAATGAACAATTCCAAACTCCAAAATTTGCTTGgtgcaaataatattttgatgtCACCAACTAAGTTGAAGGACATGTTCCCATGGATCGACATAGAGGGTGTTGCTTTAGGTTGTTTGGGATTAGAGAAGGAAGGTTGGTTTGATCCATGGACTCTCCTCTGTGCTCTTAAGAAGAAATCAATTTACCAGGGTGTGCAGTATATTTGTGCAGAAGCAATAGGATTTAAATATGTAGAGCAAGAAGATTACATTGACGATAAGAAGTTGGAGAAATTAGTA ATTAGGACTCGAGATGGTGAGGAATGTACTTTAAAATTCGCAGTAGCTGTTCTGGCTGCTGGACCTGCCAGTGGAAATATTGCAAAGCTGGCTGAAGTTGGTGTTGACAAGACCCCTGGCAGGTTACTACACACGCCTTTACCTGTTGAACCGAG aaAGAGATATGTTTACTGTTTCCACTGCCCAGATGGGCCTGGTTTAAATACTCCATTGACAGTAGATTATACTGGAACTTATTTCAG gAGAGAAGGTTTAACAGGTAATTACATCTGTGGGAGATCACCAGAAGAGTCGGAAGAACCACCAGCTACAGACTTAAATGttgattatgattattttgACGAAAAAGTATGGCCTGTACTCGCACGTAGAGTGCCTGCTTTTGAGAAGTTGAAA ttaaaatcCTGTTGGGCTggatattatgaatataataccTTTGATCAGAATGGAATAATTGGATTGCATCCCTatcatagaaatttaatatttgcaactGGATTCAGTGGGCATGGGATTCAACAAGCACCAGCCGTAGGTAGAGCGATTTCTGAATTGATTCTTGATAATAAATTCACCACCATTGATTTATCAAAACTTAGTTTTAATAGAATCATTCAGAACTCACCTGTACATGAggttaatattgtataa
- the LOC144473873 gene encoding COMM domain-containing protein 3, with product MELSKDVIEGFANISNVNMITEDNFLQILDAVVSHLQANPLETSCIIKSADSKAILTKKIFTDVICLFVEAAQHDLDEESLKNLLCQTCTNEQRRNKLCEAYINNKKTIQSQLESISSNPPHIVDVDWHLDYRVKLDTCNSLGVPLYHVRLSTKERERINYVTFSCTIQQLQELVFKLKDAIRYSEKLTNV from the exons ATGGAACTATCGAAAGATGTTATTGAAGGTTTTGCAAATATCTCAAATGTAAATATGATCACTGAAGATAATTTCCTGCAGATCTTAGATGCTGTTGTTTCTCACTTACAAGCAAATCCTTTAGAAACGAGTT GCATTATCAAGTCAGCAGACTCCAAAGCAATCTTGACAAAGAAAATCTTCACAGATGTTATATGTTTATTCGTAGAAGCAGCTCAGCATGATTTAGATGAAGAGAGTTTAAAAAATCTGCTGTGTCAAACATGTACCAATGaacaaagaagaaataaactGTGTGAAgcgtatattaataataagaaaactaTACAGTCTCAATTGGAATCCATAAGTAGTAATCCACCACACATTGTCGATGTAGACTGGCATCTGGATTACCGTGTGAAG CTGGACACATGTAACTCGCTGGGTGTTCCTCTGTATCATGTACGGCTTAGTACTAAGGAACGTGAgagaataaattatgtaacatTCTCATGTACGATACAGCAGCTGCAAGAGTTAGTGTTTAAGCTTAAGGACGCTATCAGATACTCAGAGAAACTAACTAATGTGTAA